A region from the Variovorax sp. V93 genome encodes:
- a CDS encoding paraquat-inducible protein A, protein MTEVPETVVCPGCDAVFSRAPLKPREVSRCARCGTELYRHAGDQQRRILPLTVASLIMFAIANLFPIVEIELQGLRSQTTLAGAVLVLSREGMSVVALLVLATTLLFPLMQLCILAYLLVPLSRERRPAGFAILVRAMQMLRPWGMIEVFLLGVLVAIVKLSSMASVVAGPALWAFMALTVMLTAVLSFNPNAFWEMTFRPPGESGEPGREAA, encoded by the coding sequence ATGACGGAAGTACCTGAAACCGTGGTTTGTCCGGGCTGCGACGCGGTCTTCAGCCGCGCGCCCCTGAAGCCGCGCGAGGTGTCGCGCTGCGCCCGCTGCGGCACCGAGCTCTACCGCCACGCGGGCGACCAGCAGCGCCGCATCCTGCCGCTGACGGTGGCCTCGCTGATCATGTTCGCCATTGCCAACCTTTTCCCGATCGTCGAGATCGAGCTGCAGGGCCTGCGCAGCCAGACCACGCTGGCCGGCGCGGTGCTGGTGCTGAGCCGGGAGGGCATGTCGGTGGTGGCGCTGCTGGTGCTGGCCACGACGCTGCTCTTTCCGCTGATGCAGCTGTGCATCCTGGCCTACCTGCTGGTGCCGCTCAGCCGCGAGCGTCGCCCGGCCGGCTTTGCGATTCTGGTGCGCGCCATGCAGATGCTGCGGCCCTGGGGAATGATCGAGGTGTTCCTGCTCGGCGTGCTGGTGGCGATCGTCAAGCTCTCGAGCATGGCGAGCGTGGTGGCGGGGCCGGCGCTGTGGGCTTTCATGGCGCTCACGGTCATGCTCACCGCCGTGCTCTCATTCAATCCCAATGCCTTCTGGGAAATGACTTTTCGCCCGCCCGGCGAATCCGGCGAGCCCGGCAGGGAGGCGGCGTGA
- a CDS encoding MFS transporter has product MAQIGKAPCDNTLILHGTAAREGEGACPEASKPWVLAAAIVGSSMAFIDGTVVNVALPAIQADLRATAFQAQWVVESYALLLAALLLVGGALGDHFGRRRIFAIGVGIFAVASVACGLSGSVQQLIAARAVQGIGAALLVPGSLALISAAFPEKERGKAIGIWSGFSGITAAAGPVLGGFLVDHFSWAWAFLINVPMALLVLWIAWRHVPESHGSSASGGLDLVGALLATAGLGGIVYAFIEAPTRHWSSPAVLAALGIGIAGSAGFIAAERRARTPMLPLALLRIGNFSGANLLTLLLYAALGGGLYFFPLNLIQVQGYSATVAGAALLPFILIMFALSGWAGQLVDRFGPRLPLVIGPAIAAAGFALFAVPGVEASYWRGFFPAVVVLGFGMTVTVAPLTTTVMNAVGPEQAGVASGVNNAVSRAAAVLAIAVFGVVMAWAFDGALAESLRGMGASPEATAFLEGERSKLAGAALPPGVDAATAAAMKKAVAESFVAGFRWVMLLSAGLAVLSALSAWLMIGGVAAKEHGSGM; this is encoded by the coding sequence ATGGCACAGATCGGAAAGGCGCCCTGCGACAACACGCTGATCCTGCACGGCACCGCGGCGCGAGAGGGCGAGGGCGCCTGTCCCGAAGCCTCCAAGCCCTGGGTGCTGGCCGCGGCCATCGTGGGCTCGAGCATGGCCTTCATCGACGGCACGGTGGTCAACGTGGCGCTGCCGGCCATCCAGGCCGACCTGCGGGCCACGGCGTTCCAGGCGCAGTGGGTGGTCGAGTCCTATGCCTTGCTGCTGGCGGCGCTGCTGCTGGTGGGCGGCGCGCTCGGCGACCACTTCGGGCGGCGCCGCATCTTTGCGATCGGCGTGGGCATCTTCGCCGTTGCTTCTGTGGCTTGCGGGCTCTCGGGCAGCGTGCAGCAGCTGATTGCCGCGCGCGCGGTGCAGGGCATCGGCGCGGCCTTGCTGGTGCCCGGCAGCCTTGCGCTCATCAGCGCCGCATTTCCCGAGAAGGAGCGCGGCAAGGCCATCGGCATCTGGTCGGGCTTCAGCGGCATCACGGCGGCCGCGGGGCCGGTGCTGGGCGGCTTCCTGGTCGATCATTTCTCGTGGGCCTGGGCCTTCCTCATCAATGTGCCGATGGCGCTGCTGGTGCTGTGGATCGCATGGCGCCACGTGCCCGAGAGCCACGGATCATCGGCCAGCGGCGGGCTCGACCTGGTGGGCGCACTGCTGGCCACCGCCGGGCTCGGCGGCATCGTCTACGCGTTCATCGAGGCGCCCACGCGGCACTGGAGTTCGCCCGCGGTGCTGGCGGCGCTGGGCATCGGCATCGCCGGCAGCGCGGGCTTCATTGCCGCCGAGCGCAGGGCACGCACGCCGATGCTGCCGCTCGCGCTGCTGCGCATCGGCAACTTCAGCGGCGCCAACCTGCTGACCCTGCTGCTGTATGCGGCGCTCGGCGGCGGGCTGTATTTCTTCCCGCTCAACCTGATCCAGGTGCAGGGCTACTCCGCCACCGTGGCGGGCGCGGCGCTGCTGCCGTTCATCCTCATCATGTTCGCGCTCTCGGGCTGGGCCGGCCAGCTGGTCGACCGCTTCGGCCCGCGACTGCCGCTGGTGATCGGCCCCGCGATTGCCGCGGCGGGCTTCGCACTGTTCGCGGTGCCCGGCGTCGAAGCGAGCTACTGGCGCGGCTTCTTTCCCGCGGTGGTGGTGCTGGGCTTCGGCATGACCGTGACCGTCGCGCCGCTCACCACCACCGTGATGAACGCGGTGGGTCCGGAGCAGGCGGGCGTGGCCTCGGGCGTCAACAATGCGGTGTCGCGCGCGGCCGCGGTGCTGGCCATTGCGGTGTTCGGCGTGGTCATGGCCTGGGCTTTCGACGGCGCCCTGGCCGAGAGCCTGCGCGGCATGGGGGCCTCGCCCGAGGCGACGGCATTTCTCGAAGGCGAGCGCAGCAAGCTGGCCGGCGCAGCACTGCCGCCGGGCGTCGATGCGGCCACCGCCGCGGCCATGAAGAAGGCCGTGGCTGAATCCTTCGTCGCGGGCTTTCGCTGGGTGATGCTGCTGAGCGCGGGGCTGGCGGTGCTCAGCGCGTTGAGCGCCTGGCTGATGATTGGCGGGGTGGCTGCAAAAGAACACGGCAGCGGCATGTAG
- a CDS encoding prolyl oligopeptidase family serine peptidase, with translation MRNIRLPSRCYAALAALCGAAVLLAGCATGPTHPSLVSARQDDTLPPLVPMRRFVANIDAVNGHVLSPDGQQLVWVQAVGTDVGLGVRKTSDAAEIKSASTRTFAIGTLARPFVSGPTYMWLPDSRHLAYLKDFTGDENTQIFVLDTEAPSAKPWAVTPWPGVRSTMLGWGAPGSATFLFASNRRDRSSMDLFEGDARTRTVREIARSNPDSRVLAWFIDTRRELAGRMRQLGSADGSDRLLELRQPDGSWRAFRTVKAFDSFWPQRVDLGMGRLWALTNVGRDKLAMVEVDLATGTEKLLAEDAEVDLDYGVFPPQQGAPIAYVSEPGRPRIAFLDSMLGGEVAGAVKTARERGWLEAEPVITRPASMANDMRRIVLRSTTENEGVELLLDRASGQLTRLTPPREPTADLFSPMEPFSFKASDGLVIHGYLVRPRGVQGPVPLVVNVHGGPWVRDSWQSAGFTPTQMLANRGYAVLYVNYRGSSGYGRAFMMAGARETNGRLQRDIAEAVQWAVDQGVADPKRMAVLGGSFGGFSVLAQLIQKPHDYRCGVDLVGVANWPRVIENWPPFWRNRHYFAVFFGDVNKPEERARMLQDSPISQIDRITAPLLVIHGANDVRVLRQDSEDVVATLQKLGRPVEYMSFPDEGHSVRKWRNRLAQWRKIEDTLAKCLGGRSNGFDFYELMPRQ, from the coding sequence ATGAGAAACATCCGACTCCCAAGCCGTTGCTACGCCGCCCTGGCGGCCCTGTGCGGCGCCGCAGTACTGCTCGCCGGCTGCGCCACCGGTCCCACGCACCCCTCGCTGGTGTCGGCGCGGCAGGACGACACGCTTCCGCCTCTTGTGCCGATGCGGCGCTTCGTAGCGAACATCGATGCAGTCAACGGCCATGTTCTTTCACCCGATGGCCAACAGCTCGTATGGGTGCAGGCGGTCGGCACCGACGTCGGGCTTGGCGTGCGCAAGACGTCCGATGCCGCCGAGATCAAAAGCGCGAGCACCCGAACCTTCGCGATCGGCACGCTCGCCCGACCGTTCGTGTCCGGGCCCACTTACATGTGGCTGCCCGACAGCCGCCACCTGGCCTATCTCAAGGATTTCACGGGGGACGAGAACACGCAGATCTTCGTGCTCGACACCGAGGCTCCAAGCGCCAAGCCGTGGGCCGTGACGCCCTGGCCAGGCGTGCGCTCGACGATGCTGGGATGGGGCGCGCCAGGCAGCGCCACTTTTCTCTTCGCGAGCAATCGACGGGACCGCTCCAGCATGGATCTTTTCGAAGGCGATGCCCGCACGCGCACCGTGCGCGAAATTGCGCGCAGCAATCCCGACAGTCGCGTGCTGGCCTGGTTCATCGACACGCGGCGCGAACTCGCGGGCCGGATGCGGCAGCTCGGAAGCGCCGACGGCTCGGACCGGCTGCTGGAACTGCGCCAGCCCGACGGCAGTTGGCGCGCCTTCAGAACGGTGAAGGCATTCGATTCCTTCTGGCCGCAGCGCGTCGATCTCGGCATGGGCCGGCTCTGGGCCTTGACGAATGTGGGACGCGACAAGCTTGCCATGGTTGAGGTCGATCTCGCCACCGGCACCGAGAAGCTGCTCGCGGAAGATGCCGAAGTCGATCTCGACTACGGCGTGTTCCCGCCACAGCAGGGGGCGCCGATAGCATATGTTTCCGAACCCGGCCGCCCACGTATTGCCTTTCTCGATAGCATGCTGGGCGGTGAAGTGGCCGGTGCCGTGAAGACGGCCCGGGAGCGCGGCTGGCTGGAGGCTGAGCCCGTCATCACGCGCCCCGCGAGCATGGCCAACGACATGCGCCGCATCGTGCTGCGCTCGACCACCGAGAACGAAGGTGTCGAATTACTGCTGGACCGCGCGAGCGGTCAACTCACGCGGCTCACGCCACCGCGCGAACCGACCGCCGACCTCTTCTCGCCCATGGAGCCGTTTTCCTTCAAGGCGTCCGACGGCCTGGTGATACACGGCTATCTGGTGCGCCCACGCGGTGTCCAGGGGCCCGTGCCGCTCGTAGTCAACGTCCACGGCGGCCCCTGGGTCCGCGACTCATGGCAGTCCGCCGGCTTCACGCCGACGCAGATGCTCGCGAACCGGGGCTACGCCGTTCTCTACGTGAACTACCGTGGCTCCAGCGGCTATGGGCGAGCCTTCATGATGGCCGGCGCACGCGAAACCAACGGACGGCTCCAGCGCGATATCGCGGAGGCCGTGCAATGGGCCGTCGACCAGGGCGTGGCCGACCCGAAACGGATGGCCGTGCTTGGTGGCAGCTTCGGCGGTTTCTCGGTCCTTGCCCAGCTTATCCAGAAGCCGCACGACTATCGCTGCGGCGTCGACCTGGTGGGCGTCGCCAACTGGCCCCGCGTGATCGAGAACTGGCCGCCTTTCTGGCGCAACCGCCACTACTTCGCCGTCTTTTTCGGCGATGTGAACAAGCCGGAGGAGCGCGCCCGCATGCTGCAAGATTCGCCCATCTCGCAGATCGACCGCATCACCGCGCCGTTGCTCGTGATTCACGGTGCCAACGACGTGCGCGTGTTGCGGCAGGATTCTGAGGACGTGGTGGCCACGCTCCAGAAGCTCGGTCGGCCGGTCGAGTACATGAGCTTTCCTGACGAGGGCCACAGTGTGCGCAAGTGGCGCAACCGGCTCGCGCAATGGCGCAAGATCGAAGACACCCTGGCGAAGTGCCTTGGCGGGCGCAGCAACGGGTTCGATTTCTATGAGCTGATGCCCCGGCAATAG
- a CDS encoding response regulator, with the protein MHILLIEDDLELGRALQAALKVDGLSSEWRRRAVDAPRELDGSAFDCVLLDLSLPDGSGFDLLARWRREGSSLPVILITARSAVEDRLAGLDGGADDFVIKPFATAELISRIRAVLRRSARQASEVWTLGALAIEPRRHVAYLNGEPLELSPREFRLLLELAREPGAVVAKGVLAQKLEPLGEPVDFAAVEVHVSNLRRKIGAAMVHTVRGVGYMLVS; encoded by the coding sequence GTGCACATCCTCTTGATCGAAGACGACCTTGAACTTGGCCGCGCCCTGCAGGCCGCGCTCAAGGTCGACGGCCTGAGCAGCGAATGGCGCCGGCGAGCGGTGGATGCACCGCGCGAACTGGACGGGAGTGCCTTCGACTGTGTGCTGCTCGACCTGTCGCTGCCCGACGGCAGTGGCTTCGACCTGCTCGCTCGCTGGCGGCGCGAGGGCAGCAGCCTCCCGGTCATCCTGATCACCGCCCGATCGGCGGTGGAAGACCGGCTGGCCGGACTCGACGGAGGCGCTGACGATTTCGTGATCAAGCCCTTTGCCACCGCCGAACTGATTTCGCGCATACGCGCCGTGCTGCGCCGCTCGGCGCGGCAGGCCAGCGAGGTGTGGACCCTGGGCGCGCTGGCCATTGAACCACGCCGGCATGTGGCGTACTTGAACGGCGAGCCGCTGGAACTGTCGCCGCGCGAATTCCGGCTGCTGCTCGAACTGGCGCGCGAGCCGGGCGCGGTGGTCGCCAAGGGTGTGCTCGCACAAAAGTTGGAGCCATTGGGCGAGCCGGTGGATTTCGCCGCGGTGGAGGTGCATGTGTCCAACCTGCGGCGCAAGATCGGCGCCGCCATGGTGCACACGGTGCGCGGCGTGGGCTACATGCTCGTGTCATGA
- a CDS encoding MFS transporter — MQAAATADDQAAQQFDGLDLPARRRAMLVIILGIMVAVLDGTIVNLALPGIARELQASPSHAIWVVNAYQIATLVMLLPLASLGDLVGYRRVYLVGMAVFTVSSIGATFADSLATLIAARTFQGLGAAGIMSVNAALVRLTFPSALLGRGMAINSMVVATSSVAGPSVAAAILSVASWPWLFAINVPLGAITLALGLRALPFNRVAPAAGLRFSPIDVALNVLMFSLVFLGVDRLGVREGGVPGGSQSSAWLILLAGVAVGFVYLRRQRRLAVPLFPIDLLRIPVFALSMGTSVAAFCAQMLAYIALPFLLLEVYGRSHIEAGLLITAWPLAIVAMAPIAGRLIGRYPDGLLGGIGLGLLATGLALLAALPAHPGNADIAWRMALCGLGFGLFQSPNNHTIVTSPPAHRSGAASGMLGTARLTGQTLGAVVLAGVFSVWSPHGGHGPVVALVLAACCAGLAAVFSSLRLKTTGPGG; from the coding sequence ATGCAGGCCGCGGCGACAGCCGACGACCAGGCCGCGCAGCAGTTCGATGGCCTGGACCTGCCCGCGCGCCGGCGCGCGATGCTGGTGATCATCCTCGGCATCATGGTGGCGGTGCTCGACGGCACCATCGTCAACCTGGCGCTGCCGGGCATTGCACGCGAACTGCAGGCCAGCCCCTCGCATGCCATCTGGGTGGTCAACGCCTACCAGATCGCCACGCTGGTCATGCTGCTGCCGCTCGCGTCGCTCGGCGACCTGGTCGGCTACCGGCGGGTCTACCTGGTGGGCATGGCGGTGTTCACGGTGTCCTCGATCGGCGCCACCTTCGCCGATTCGCTCGCCACGCTGATTGCCGCGCGCACCTTCCAGGGCCTGGGCGCGGCCGGCATCATGAGCGTGAACGCGGCGCTGGTGCGGCTGACCTTTCCGTCGGCGCTGCTGGGCCGCGGCATGGCGATCAACTCGATGGTGGTGGCCACGTCCTCGGTGGCCGGGCCCTCGGTGGCGGCCGCCATTCTCTCGGTGGCTTCGTGGCCGTGGCTGTTTGCCATCAACGTGCCGCTGGGCGCCATCACGCTGGCGCTCGGCCTGCGGGCGCTGCCGTTCAACCGCGTGGCGCCGGCGGCGGGCCTGCGCTTTTCGCCAATCGACGTGGCGCTCAACGTGCTGATGTTCTCGCTGGTGTTCCTGGGCGTCGACCGGCTGGGCGTGCGCGAGGGCGGCGTGCCCGGCGGCTCGCAGTCGTCGGCCTGGCTCATCCTGCTGGCCGGCGTGGCGGTGGGCTTCGTCTATCTGCGGCGGCAGCGCAGGCTGGCGGTGCCGCTGTTTCCGATCGACCTGCTGCGCATTCCGGTGTTCGCGCTTTCGATGGGCACTTCGGTCGCCGCCTTCTGCGCGCAGATGCTGGCCTACATTGCGCTGCCGTTCCTGCTGCTCGAGGTGTACGGCCGCAGCCACATCGAGGCCGGGCTGCTCATCACCGCCTGGCCGCTGGCCATCGTGGCGATGGCGCCGATCGCGGGCCGGTTGATCGGGCGCTACCCGGACGGGCTGCTCGGCGGCATCGGGCTGGGCCTGCTCGCCACTGGCCTGGCGCTGCTGGCGGCGCTGCCGGCGCATCCGGGCAACGCCGACATCGCCTGGCGCATGGCGCTGTGCGGGTTGGGCTTCGGCCTGTTCCAGTCGCCCAACAACCACACCATCGTGACCTCGCCGCCGGCGCACCGCAGCGGCGCGGCCAGCGGCATGCTGGGCACGGCGCGCCTCACGGGGCAGACGCTCGGCGCGGTGGTGCTGGCCGGCGTGTTCAGCGTCTGGAGCCCGCATGGCGGCCATGGGCCGGTGGTGGCGCTGGTGCTGGCGGCCTGCTGCGCGGGCCTGGCGGCGGTCTTCAGCAGCCTGCGGCTGAAGACGACGGGGCCGGGCGGCTGA
- a CDS encoding paraquat-inducible protein A gives MSAGELQAPDEGEAPMATASALGLVACPHCDAVWRGAAEGEPCGRCGTHLHTRKPYSLNRTWAFLIAACIMYIPANLLPVMITRTLFGAQYDTILSGVIYFWVSGAYGLAAIIFIASFLVPLFKLTVLILLALLAQRGSSWRRPERARLYHIIEIIGRWSMLDVFVVSLLTGLVQIQGFAVINAGVGIAAFGSVVVLTMLASLSFDPRLTWDSRQERQQEAERERREPARDNREHKPA, from the coding sequence GTGAGCGCAGGCGAATTGCAGGCCCCGGACGAGGGCGAAGCGCCGATGGCCACGGCCAGCGCGCTGGGCCTCGTGGCCTGCCCGCACTGCGATGCCGTCTGGCGCGGCGCCGCCGAGGGCGAGCCCTGCGGGCGCTGCGGCACGCACTTGCACACGCGCAAGCCCTACAGCCTGAACCGCACCTGGGCCTTCCTGATTGCGGCATGCATCATGTACATCCCGGCCAACCTGCTGCCGGTGATGATCACGCGCACGCTGTTCGGCGCGCAGTACGACACCATCCTGAGCGGCGTCATCTATTTCTGGGTGTCGGGCGCCTACGGGCTCGCGGCCATCATCTTCATTGCGAGCTTCCTGGTGCCGCTGTTCAAGCTCACGGTGCTGATCCTGCTTGCCTTGCTGGCGCAGCGCGGCAGCAGCTGGCGCCGGCCCGAGCGCGCCAGGCTCTATCACATCATCGAGATCATCGGCCGCTGGTCGATGCTCGACGTGTTCGTGGTGTCGCTGCTCACCGGGCTGGTGCAGATCCAGGGCTTTGCGGTCATCAACGCGGGCGTGGGCATTGCGGCCTTCGGATCGGTGGTGGTGCTGACGATGCTGGCCTCGCTGAGCTTCGACCCCAGGCTCACCTGGGACAGCAGGCAGGAACGGCAGCAGGAAGCCGAACGGGAACGCCGGGAACCGGCACGCGACAACAGGGAACACAAGCCAGCATGA
- a CDS encoding intermembrane transport protein PqiB translates to MSDDEARPPNDPSPPSGLPPPRVVRRREWLPSLIWLIPIVAALVGVMLVVRILMQRGPEIVLTFNTAEGLEANKTAVKYKDVQIGTVQSLRLARDRSHVRVTVQLSKEAESFTAEDSRFWVVRPRLDTSGISGLGTLLSGAYIGADAGVSKETASEFKGLEMPPIVTRDASGQQYLLRATDVGSLDVGSPVYFRRIKVGQVAAYELDGDGRGVTLRIFVNAPYDKFVGVNTRFWQASGIDAQLSASGFTLRTQSLATILLGGIAFQAPDDAMGPLAKENTAFTLAQDETAAMKEPDGPPQTLLMYFNQSLRGLAPGAPVDFRGVVIGEVKSIGVEFDRAEREFRMPVLVQVYPDRLRRRAGESGVESRATQQERLRFLAEKGLRAQLRNGNLLTGQVYVALDFFPKAPPARIDMAKNPIELPTIANSLDEIQSQVQEIASKLNKVPYEQIAADLRTTLASLNKTLASTEQAVSRINTDLTPELAAAMKDVRKTVNSAERTLADDSPLQQDMRQTLRELTRAAGSVRVLTDYLERHPESLLRGKPDDKK, encoded by the coding sequence ATGAGCGACGACGAAGCCAGACCCCCCAACGATCCATCGCCCCCGTCCGGGCTTCCTCCGCCGCGCGTGGTGCGCCGGCGCGAATGGCTGCCCTCGCTGATCTGGCTGATCCCCATCGTGGCCGCGCTGGTCGGCGTGATGCTGGTGGTCAGGATCCTGATGCAGCGCGGGCCCGAGATCGTGCTCACCTTCAACACGGCCGAGGGCCTGGAGGCCAACAAGACGGCCGTCAAGTACAAGGACGTGCAGATCGGCACGGTGCAGAGCCTGCGGCTCGCACGCGACCGCTCGCATGTGCGCGTGACCGTGCAGCTCAGCAAGGAGGCCGAGAGCTTCACCGCCGAGGATTCGCGCTTCTGGGTGGTGCGGCCGCGGCTCGACACATCGGGCATCTCGGGCCTGGGCACCTTGCTGTCGGGCGCCTACATCGGCGCCGACGCGGGCGTGTCGAAGGAAACCGCGAGCGAGTTCAAGGGGCTGGAGATGCCGCCGATCGTCACGCGCGATGCCTCGGGCCAGCAGTACCTGCTGCGCGCTACCGACGTGGGCTCGCTCGACGTGGGTTCGCCGGTGTATTTCCGGCGCATCAAGGTGGGCCAGGTGGCGGCCTACGAACTCGACGGCGACGGCCGCGGCGTGACGCTGCGCATCTTCGTCAATGCGCCCTACGACAAGTTCGTGGGCGTCAACACGCGCTTCTGGCAGGCCAGCGGCATCGACGCGCAGCTCAGCGCCAGCGGCTTCACGCTGCGCACGCAGTCGCTCGCCACCATCCTGCTCGGCGGCATTGCCTTCCAGGCGCCCGATGACGCCATGGGCCCGCTGGCCAAGGAGAACACGGCCTTCACGCTCGCGCAGGACGAAACCGCGGCCATGAAGGAGCCCGACGGTCCTCCGCAGACGCTGCTGATGTACTTCAACCAGTCGCTGCGTGGCCTGGCGCCGGGTGCACCGGTCGATTTCCGCGGCGTGGTGATCGGCGAGGTCAAGTCGATCGGCGTGGAGTTCGACCGCGCCGAGCGCGAGTTCCGCATGCCGGTGCTGGTGCAGGTCTATCCGGACCGGCTGCGCCGCCGCGCGGGCGAGAGCGGTGTGGAGTCGCGCGCCACCCAACAGGAGCGGCTGCGCTTCCTGGCCGAGAAGGGGCTGCGCGCGCAGCTGCGCAACGGCAACCTGCTGACCGGGCAGGTGTACGTGGCGCTCGACTTCTTCCCCAAGGCGCCGCCCGCCAGGATCGACATGGCGAAGAACCCGATCGAGCTGCCCACCATCGCCAACAGCCTGGACGAGATCCAGTCGCAGGTGCAGGAGATCGCGAGCAAGCTCAACAAGGTGCCCTACGAGCAGATCGCGGCCGACCTGCGCACCACGCTCGCCTCGCTCAACAAGACGCTGGCCAGCACCGAGCAGGCGGTGAGCCGCATCAACACCGACCTGACGCCCGAACTGGCTGCCGCCATGAAGGACGTGCGCAAGACGGTCAACAGCGCCGAGCGCACGCTGGCCGACGACTCTCCGCTGCAGCAGGACATGCGCCAGACGCTGCGCGAGCTGACCCGCGCCGCAGGCTCGGTGCGCGTGCTGACCGACTACCTCGAGCGGCATCCCGAGTCGCTCTTGCGCGGCAAACCGGACGACAAGAAATGA
- a CDS encoding membrane integrity-associated transporter subunit PqiC: MKNRKKLLPLAVIAALVVLAGCASKPDNYYTLASAVPASEAAPPTLGTAAPLYIELAPVAVPERLARPQMVVGRANGSVQVDVLEQHRWAASFENELQDALASGIAARLGALDVTKGGRQSSQPVWRIAVQVRRFDAVDGGRVDAGFNWTLRRSDQPRTMACQLDVGEAVGGGIDAVAQGAQRVTAAAAAAIARSVNAARADPAATACPT; encoded by the coding sequence ATGAAGAACAGGAAAAAGCTGCTTCCGCTCGCGGTCATCGCAGCGCTGGTGGTCCTCGCGGGCTGCGCGAGCAAGCCCGACAACTACTACACGCTGGCCAGCGCGGTGCCGGCTTCGGAAGCGGCACCGCCGACCCTCGGCACCGCCGCGCCGCTCTACATCGAGCTGGCGCCGGTGGCGGTGCCCGAGCGGCTCGCACGGCCGCAGATGGTGGTGGGCCGGGCGAACGGCAGCGTGCAGGTCGACGTGCTCGAGCAGCACCGCTGGGCCGCATCGTTCGAGAACGAGCTGCAGGACGCGCTGGCCAGCGGCATCGCGGCGCGGCTCGGCGCGCTCGATGTCACCAAGGGCGGCCGCCAGTCTTCGCAGCCCGTGTGGCGCATCGCGGTGCAGGTGCGCCGGTTCGACGCGGTCGATGGCGGCCGGGTGGACGCGGGCTTCAACTGGACGCTGCGGCGCTCCGACCAGCCCCGCACGATGGCCTGCCAGCTGGACGTGGGTGAAGCGGTTGGGGGCGGCATCGATGCGGTGGCGCAGGGCGCGCAGCGCGTCACCGCCGCGGCGGCCGCGGCCATTGCGCGCAGCGTGAACGCGGCGCGGGCGGATCCGGCGGCGACTGCCTGTCCGACCTGA
- a CDS encoding sensor histidine kinase, translated as MSRLWRPSLVQRVFLAVLLAFVFVLLALQAYMYINFRQSLTVDQGLSKLGRSLTQAISQLDDEARVRDVVASAETIYKTMRISGNPAGTLRFQLSDRGGKLIHSSPELRGEILAGPLRKVATQHIDGEAYWVYQDETPRWSLRIAEPERTFAKVLPNNTRSVLPYLLLAFPIVLLPVWLAVKHGLRPLRRLADGIGRRKASDLSPLGVDPPYAELRPLASALERMLQQLRDKVERERAFVHDAAHELRTPMAVIAAQAHALAGADSSESRGRAQAHLEQAIARASHLTQQLLDLALLDDAQPAVPKHVDVAQQAREILAQAAPRAMARGIELTFDAPDSLDASIDVPAFQSIVENLLNNAVRYVHDGAHVAVTLRAEDSATLVLTVADDGPGIPADEHQRVFERFYRAAGHEAPGSGLGLSIVRQAAGRMGGGVEVTEGLSNRGVGFRVVLPSGARD; from the coding sequence ATGAGCAGGCTGTGGCGCCCCTCGCTCGTGCAGCGGGTGTTTCTTGCGGTGCTGCTGGCGTTCGTTTTCGTGCTGCTGGCATTGCAGGCGTACATGTACATCAACTTCCGGCAGTCGCTGACCGTCGACCAGGGGCTGAGCAAGCTCGGCAGGTCGTTGACCCAAGCGATCTCCCAGCTCGACGACGAAGCGCGCGTGCGCGACGTGGTCGCCTCGGCCGAAACGATCTACAAGACCATGCGGATCAGCGGCAACCCGGCAGGGACGCTCCGGTTCCAGCTGTCGGACCGCGGGGGCAAGCTGATTCATTCATCGCCGGAACTGCGCGGCGAGATCCTGGCCGGCCCGCTGCGAAAGGTAGCAACGCAGCACATCGATGGCGAGGCGTATTGGGTTTACCAGGACGAGACCCCGCGCTGGTCGCTGCGCATTGCAGAGCCCGAGCGCACGTTCGCCAAGGTGCTGCCCAACAACACGCGCAGCGTCCTGCCTTACCTGCTGCTCGCCTTTCCTATCGTGCTGTTGCCGGTCTGGCTTGCGGTGAAGCACGGCTTGCGGCCGTTGCGGCGCCTGGCCGACGGCATCGGGCGTCGCAAGGCATCCGACCTTTCGCCGCTTGGCGTCGATCCGCCCTATGCGGAACTCAGGCCGCTGGCCTCCGCACTCGAACGCATGCTGCAGCAGCTGCGCGACAAGGTAGAGCGCGAGCGTGCGTTCGTGCATGACGCCGCGCACGAACTGCGAACACCAATGGCGGTCATTGCGGCACAGGCGCATGCGCTGGCTGGCGCGGACAGCAGCGAGAGCCGCGGCCGTGCCCAGGCTCATCTGGAGCAGGCGATCGCGCGGGCCTCCCACCTGACGCAGCAACTGCTCGATCTTGCGCTGCTGGACGATGCCCAACCCGCAGTGCCGAAGCACGTCGACGTTGCGCAGCAGGCCCGCGAGATCCTCGCGCAGGCAGCGCCGCGCGCCATGGCGCGCGGCATCGAGCTGACATTCGATGCGCCGGACAGCCTGGACGCGTCCATCGACGTGCCCGCGTTCCAGTCGATAGTGGAGAACCTGCTCAACAACGCGGTTCGGTATGTGCACGACGGTGCGCACGTGGCAGTGACGCTGCGCGCCGAAGACTCGGCAACCTTGGTGCTCACGGTGGCCGACGATGGTCCCGGTATTCCTGCGGACGAACATCAACGGGTGTTCGAGCGCTTCTATCGCGCAGCGGGCCACGAAGCGCCTGGTTCCGGCTTGGGCCTTTCCATCGTCAGGCAGGCTGCTGGGCGCATGGGGGGTGGGGTGGAAGTGACCGAGGGCCTTTCGAACCGGGGCGTGGGGTTCCGTGTCGTGCTGCCCTCGGGCGCGAGGGATTGA